The Bacteroidota bacterium genome window below encodes:
- a CDS encoding class I SAM-dependent methyltransferase produces the protein MLENYNERNYNEYPETMAKFYDIVYAGIRDGVDKKFYVDRILSAEGPVLEVGVGTGRLFLEALNKGADVYGIDISDNMLNVLKSKLEEHEHYRVTRADMRDFELDKKFKLIISPFRVFSHMYTVEDQLAALQCIKNHLDDDGIFIFDLFVPNPYMISKDIDEFLDFEGEYEQGKMLQRLASVKTDYINQTNHITMKLKWEDDNGYNIVDNKFSMRYYFRYELEHLIKESGMKIKNMYGDYNYSPLTNKSNDFVTECTK, from the coding sequence ATGCTGGAAAACTACAACGAAAGAAATTACAATGAGTACCCTGAGACGATGGCTAAGTTTTATGATATAGTTTATGCAGGAATAAGAGACGGCGTGGATAAAAAATTTTACGTAGATAGAATTCTATCTGCTGAGGGACCTGTGCTTGAAGTCGGTGTGGGTACCGGAAGACTATTCCTTGAAGCGCTTAACAAAGGCGCAGATGTTTATGGAATAGATATCAGCGATAATATGTTGAATGTATTGAAGAGTAAGCTTGAAGAGCATGAGCATTACAGGGTTACCCGCGCAGATATGAGGGATTTTGAGCTGGATAAAAAATTTAAGTTAATTATTTCTCCGTTCAGAGTTTTCTCACATATGTACACAGTTGAAGATCAGCTTGCTGCTTTGCAATGCATTAAAAACCATTTAGATGATGACGGCATTTTTATTTTTGATTTGTTTGTTCCGAACCCTTATATGATTTCAAAAGACATTGATGAGTTTCTTGATTTTGAGGGTGAATACGAGCAAGGAAAAATGCTTCAGCGATTAGCTTCAGTGAAAACGGATTATATTAACCAGACAAATCACATCACCATGAAATTAAAATGGGAAGATGATAATGGTTATAACATTGTAGATAATAAATTCAGCATGAGGTACTACTTCCGCTATGAACTTGAGCATTTAATTAAGGAAAGCGGAATGAAAATAAAAAATATGTACGGAGATTATAATTACTCTCCACTGACAAATAAATCAAATGATTTTGTTACTGAATGTACAAAATAG
- a CDS encoding transketolase — translation MDSKKLNELKQRAYNVREHIIRMSTDGGCFIGASLSCADLIVYLYDSYLNVTKDTLKDPNRDYFFLSKGHDVPALYGTFAEIGWIEKDRLKNHLKPNDFIYWHPNRNIPGIEFHSGSLGHLLSVAIGVALDCKMRKQTNKVVVVLGDGELNEGTIWEGALVAAAKKLDNLVAVVDRNQFQANIRTEELIPLESIEKKFEAFGWNAHRVDGHDFEAMDSAFKSVKQGEGKPNVVIADTVRGKGLPSIEARADRWFVNFKHDEIDMLLKELHGEEAAKLTSETIVAR, via the coding sequence ATGGATTCAAAAAAACTTAACGAATTAAAACAACGCGCTTACAATGTCCGTGAACATATAATAAGAATGTCCACAGACGGCGGATGTTTCATAGGAGCATCGCTTTCATGCGCAGACCTAATTGTGTATTTATATGATTCATATCTTAATGTTACTAAAGATACTTTAAAAGACCCGAACAGAGATTATTTTTTCTTATCAAAAGGGCATGACGTTCCTGCGCTTTACGGAACGTTTGCTGAAATAGGATGGATTGAAAAAGACCGATTAAAAAATCATCTTAAGCCTAACGATTTCATTTACTGGCATCCGAACAGAAATATTCCCGGTATTGAATTTCATTCAGGTTCACTCGGACACTTATTAAGCGTTGCCATAGGTGTAGCTCTTGATTGTAAGATGAGAAAGCAGACTAACAAAGTTGTAGTAGTATTGGGAGACGGTGAGCTTAATGAAGGCACAATATGGGAAGGCGCTTTAGTCGCCGCGGCAAAAAAACTTGATAACTTAGTTGCAGTTGTAGACAGGAATCAGTTTCAGGCAAATATAAGAACGGAAGAACTGATACCGCTGGAATCCATCGAAAAGAAATTTGAAGCTTTCGGATGGAATGCGCACAGAGTTGACGGACATGATTTTGAAGCAATGGATAGCGCTTTCAAATCAGTAAAACAAGGCGAAGGTAAACCAAACGTAGTTATCGCAGATACAGTAAGGGGCAAAGGTCTTCCTAGCATTGAAGCGAGAGCTGACAGATGGTTTGTAAATTTCAAGCATGATGAAATTGATATGCTTTTAAAAGAGTTACACGGGGAAGAGGCAGCAAAGCTGACTTCCGAAACCATTGTGGCGAGATAA
- a CDS encoding glycosyltransferase family protein — MDSDGSLNILIVVQARTGSSRLPDKVMLPLSGEPLLVRMMERVKASKAATNFVVATSTDDEDDIIEELCDDYDFNCFRGSLENLLERHYLAGLKYNADVVVKIPSDCPLIDPAIIDKVINFYVRNKDKYDFVSNLHPPTYPDGNDVEVIPMPVLKITYENALLNMELEHTTPYIWERPDEFRIGNVLWETGLDYSMTYRFTIDYREDYEFIKAVYDELYEENPLFGLDDILKLLEEKPELKKINEKYVGVNWYRNHLDDLKTISPDDTKHIEF, encoded by the coding sequence TTGGATTCCGACGGTAGTTTAAATATATTGATTGTTGTACAGGCACGAACAGGTTCATCCAGACTGCCTGATAAAGTTATGCTCCCCCTTTCCGGCGAACCTCTCCTGGTCAGAATGATGGAAAGAGTAAAGGCTTCTAAAGCTGCTACAAATTTCGTTGTTGCAACTTCAACCGATGATGAAGATGATATTATTGAAGAGCTTTGCGATGATTATGATTTTAATTGTTTCAGAGGCAGCCTCGAAAATCTTCTCGAAAGACATTACCTTGCAGGGCTTAAATACAATGCAGACGTTGTTGTAAAAATTCCATCTGATTGTCCTTTAATAGACCCTGCTATAATAGATAAAGTAATTAATTTTTATGTCCGTAATAAAGATAAGTATGACTTTGTAAGTAATTTACATCCGCCTACATATCCTGACGGAAATGATGTTGAAGTTATTCCGATGCCGGTACTTAAAATCACCTATGAAAATGCGCTGCTGAACATGGAGCTTGAACATACAACGCCTTACATATGGGAGCGTCCCGATGAATTCAGAATAGGGAATGTTCTCTGGGAAACAGGGCTGGATTATTCCATGACATACAGATTTACAATTGACTACAGGGAGGATTACGAATTTATAAAAGCTGTTTACGATGAGCTGTATGAGGAAAATCCTTTGTTCGGGCTTGATGATATTTTAAAACTGCTTGAAGAAAAACCTGAGTTAAAAAAAATAAATGAGAAATACGTAGGTGTTAACTGGTACAGAAATCATTTAGACGATCTGAAAACAATTTCACCTGATGATACAAAACATATAGAATTTTAA
- a CDS encoding DNA primase gives MRIPPEKIDEINNANDIVDVISTYINVKRRGKNFLALCPFHPDKNPSMNISQEKKVYHCFSCGASGNMFRFIQDFEKISFFESAQKLASRAGIDIQYNKKEIANYDEYAKLYDINVKAARFYVEALKDVSGNEGKVVHDYIKKRKLKPGTLTRFGIGYAYNRWDGLLSYFREEDLFTNEDLENAGLVRKSDNDENRVYDRFRGRLMFPIFNESGKVVGFGGRQLFEDDKTGKYLNSPETKIYSKSKVLYGLNFAKDSIIANNYALFVEGYMDMISLFQAGVENVVATSGTAMTEEQVKLISRYTKNIIFLFDADAAGIKAAKRGIELILEGGLDVDIVTLPEGDDPDSFITKKGVEEFKNVIFEKKSIINFIGELYTKENKLNTIAQKTDFIKEIITYIGKIPDAIKRSLYLKEIASLYELRESDLQVELNKFLKNDKKPSFPQSSIVLPERAKIKNDVERKRIPQEELELIEIFVRGGDDVIGYLESNLEIDFITTQQIMKAVHYFLDEFIQEGKINPSKALNDIEDEEVQYIITLAVLEKDEISPLVKADKNSLIARNSNMKINFMEKAMGVIRKFKIKQIERELDEIKKDKERLQEYVDLKRKLDQMIKLETVH, from the coding sequence ATGCGAATACCACCCGAAAAGATTGACGAAATTAATAATGCTAACGATATAGTAGATGTTATTTCAACATACATAAACGTTAAAAGACGCGGGAAAAATTTCCTTGCGCTCTGCCCTTTCCATCCCGATAAAAATCCGTCAATGAATATCTCACAGGAAAAAAAAGTATATCATTGCTTTTCCTGCGGAGCCAGCGGCAATATGTTTCGCTTCATTCAGGATTTTGAAAAAATCTCCTTCTTCGAATCTGCTCAAAAACTTGCATCACGCGCAGGTATAGATATTCAGTACAATAAAAAAGAAATTGCCAATTACGATGAGTACGCAAAGCTTTACGATATAAATGTTAAGGCAGCAAGATTTTATGTAGAAGCGCTTAAAGATGTGAGCGGCAACGAAGGCAAAGTTGTTCATGATTATATAAAGAAAAGAAAACTCAAACCGGGCACACTTACAAGATTTGGTATCGGCTACGCTTATAATCGCTGGGACGGTCTGCTCAGTTACTTCAGAGAAGAGGACTTATTTACCAATGAAGATCTTGAGAATGCGGGGCTAGTCCGCAAAAGTGATAACGATGAGAACAGAGTTTATGACAGATTCCGAGGCAGACTTATGTTTCCGATTTTTAACGAGTCAGGGAAAGTTGTAGGCTTCGGCGGAAGACAATTATTTGAAGACGATAAGACAGGAAAGTATCTTAACTCACCTGAGACAAAAATATACAGCAAGAGCAAAGTCCTTTACGGATTGAATTTTGCTAAGGACAGCATTATAGCAAACAACTATGCGCTGTTTGTAGAAGGTTACATGGATATGATTTCACTCTTCCAGGCAGGAGTGGAAAACGTTGTTGCAACAAGTGGCACTGCAATGACTGAAGAACAAGTAAAATTAATTTCACGCTATACAAAAAATATTATATTCTTATTTGATGCTGACGCTGCAGGAATAAAAGCAGCAAAGCGTGGTATAGAATTAATTCTTGAAGGCGGACTTGATGTAGATATTGTTACCCTTCCCGAAGGAGATGACCCCGATAGCTTTATAACTAAGAAAGGTGTCGAAGAGTTTAAGAATGTAATATTTGAAAAGAAGTCGATTATAAATTTTATAGGAGAATTATATACCAAAGAGAATAAGCTGAACACAATTGCGCAGAAGACGGATTTTATAAAAGAGATTATTACATACATAGGAAAGATTCCAGATGCTATTAAACGCTCATTATATTTAAAAGAAATTGCCTCATTGTATGAGCTTCGTGAAAGTGATTTGCAAGTCGAGCTTAACAAATTTTTAAAGAACGATAAGAAGCCTTCATTTCCTCAGTCATCGATTGTACTGCCCGAAAGAGCAAAAATAAAAAATGATGTTGAGAGAAAAAGAATTCCGCAGGAAGAACTTGAACTTATTGAAATTTTTGTAAGAGGCGGCGATGATGTTATAGGATATCTTGAATCGAATCTTGAAATTGATTTTATTACAACGCAGCAGATAATGAAGGCAGTGCATTACTTCCTTGATGAATTTATTCAGGAAGGGAAAATCAATCCTTCAAAAGCGCTTAACGATATTGAAGATGAAGAGGTACAATATATAATAACTCTTGCCGTTTTAGAGAAGGACGAGATAAGTCCTTTAGTAAAGGCGGATAAGAACAGTCTTATTGCCCGCAACTCAAACATGAAAATTAATTTCATGGAGAAAGCTATGGGAGTAATACGTAAATTTAAGATCAAACAAATCGAACGCGAACTTGATGAAATTAAAAAAGATAAAGAACGCCTGCAGGAATATGTTGACCTAAAAAGAAAACTTGATCAGATGATAAAGTTAGAGACCGTTCATTAA
- a CDS encoding T9SS type A sorting domain-containing protein, which produces MKNIRVILFIFLFSNLCFSQTGWYQVNSGTSNLLTSVFFTNLNTGFSTGTGGTLLITRNTGASWQNIDLNNPTFTFKKIYFKDQSTGFILANSPIPDDTLYSKIYKTTNGGNNWFVDNPRINNVFLKNIEFADGVGYMSGGLYSVGPNKFFKSTNDGNSWVEIPTGINGSITSQKFINYEIGYIGVMNCIYKTPNGGNNWNLVYQNLGSYYNVVSDIVFINGVTGFAAGGYYLDTLNKNRFVIKTTNSGANWNYILNDNSATMINSITVVNESVIYASGSVNGAPSSQNRGFIIKTTNGGVTWNNENIPASIPLSDIKNSNLKGFAVGANGVIYKKDNIVAVTQISTTVPSSINLYQNYPNPFNPETTIKFDLTKSGYISLKVYDMTGKEVQNLFNGVKEAGSYQLKFDGASLNSGIYFYKLMTNGTTITKSMVLVK; this is translated from the coding sequence ATGAAAAATATCAGGGTAATTCTCTTCATTTTTCTATTCTCAAATCTGTGCTTTTCCCAAACAGGGTGGTATCAGGTGAATTCAGGAACAAGTAATTTACTGACATCTGTTTTTTTTACAAACCTTAATACAGGGTTTAGTACGGGTACCGGAGGAACACTTTTAATAACACGGAATACGGGAGCAAGCTGGCAGAACATAGATCTTAATAATCCTACCTTTACATTTAAAAAAATTTACTTCAAGGACCAGTCAACAGGATTTATTTTAGCAAACAGTCCTATCCCGGATGACACTCTATATTCAAAAATTTATAAAACTACAAACGGCGGAAATAACTGGTTTGTTGATAATCCACGGATTAATAATGTTTTTTTAAAAAATATTGAGTTTGCAGACGGAGTGGGTTATATGTCGGGCGGACTTTATTCTGTTGGTCCGAATAAATTCTTTAAATCTACAAATGACGGAAACTCCTGGGTGGAAATTCCGACCGGTATAAATGGCTCTATTACCTCACAGAAATTTATCAACTATGAAATCGGATATATAGGTGTTATGAATTGTATATATAAAACTCCAAACGGCGGAAATAACTGGAATCTTGTTTATCAGAATTTAGGAAGTTATTACAATGTAGTTTCTGATATTGTCTTTATAAATGGAGTTACAGGTTTTGCCGCAGGAGGATATTATCTTGATACTCTTAACAAGAATAGATTTGTGATAAAGACAACTAATTCAGGAGCAAACTGGAATTATATTTTAAATGATAATTCCGCAACAATGATTAATTCTATCACGGTTGTAAACGAATCGGTAATTTATGCAAGCGGTTCAGTTAATGGTGCTCCTTCATCTCAAAACCGTGGGTTCATTATTAAAACAACTAATGGAGGTGTTACCTGGAACAATGAGAATATTCCTGCGTCTATTCCCCTTTCAGATATTAAAAACAGTAACCTGAAAGGTTTTGCCGTTGGGGCAAACGGAGTCATCTACAAAAAAGACAACATAGTTGCAGTCACTCAAATCAGCACAACAGTACCATCTTCAATAAATTTATATCAGAATTATCCTAATCCTTTCAATCCTGAAACAACAATTAAATTCGATTTAACTAAATCAGGATATATTTCTCTGAAGGTCTATGATATGACAGGAAAAGAAGTTCAAAATTTATTCAATGGAGTAAAAGAAGCCGGAAGCTATCAGCTAAAATTCGATGGTGCAAGTCTAAACAGCGGAATTTATTTCTATAAACTTATGACTAACGGCACAACAATTACAAAATCAATGGTACTTGTAAAATAA
- the rsgA gene encoding ribosome small subunit-dependent GTPase A: MNLNKLGYNSFFEAYFNEYASEGQIPGRIAIQNLSNFIVYTELGELLGEVSGKFRFEVENGTAEVNGFPAVGDWVLLRAFPEENKAIIDKILPRKNKFSRKEAGEKTVEQIVAANIDIVFIVNALNHDFNLRRLERYLTTVMDNEIRPVIILSKADLASDLDTKIEEVKDVVGVIPIHAISVKENFGLEELEQYFVNNNTVAVLGSSGVGKSTLINTLAGEEKFFVQEVSDFSNKGKHTTTHREMIILANGGLIIDTPGMRELQLWDGGEGVAETFDDLEELALQCKFSNCLHADEPGCAIRAAINNGEIDETRLKSYLKLMREVKYIESKQNVKTAIENKKKWKQVHKSLKDFDKKNKGKRG, encoded by the coding sequence ATGAATTTAAACAAACTTGGTTACAATTCTTTTTTTGAAGCTTACTTTAACGAATATGCTTCAGAGGGACAAATTCCCGGAAGAATAGCTATACAGAATTTATCAAACTTCATAGTCTATACGGAGCTTGGCGAACTTCTCGGAGAGGTATCCGGCAAGTTCCGTTTTGAAGTGGAGAACGGTACGGCAGAAGTAAACGGTTTCCCCGCTGTAGGTGACTGGGTATTGCTTCGCGCTTTCCCTGAAGAAAATAAAGCTATCATAGATAAAATTCTTCCTCGTAAAAATAAATTTTCGCGAAAGGAAGCGGGCGAGAAAACTGTTGAGCAAATCGTTGCTGCTAATATTGATATTGTATTCATTGTGAATGCTCTGAATCATGATTTTAATCTCCGTCGACTTGAGCGTTATCTTACAACTGTAATGGATAATGAAATAAGACCTGTTATTATTTTAAGCAAGGCTGATCTGGCTTCTGACTTGGACACAAAGATTGAAGAAGTAAAAGATGTTGTTGGCGTAATTCCTATTCACGCAATCAGCGTAAAAGAAAATTTCGGACTTGAAGAGCTTGAACAATACTTTGTTAACAATAACACCGTGGCAGTACTTGGTTCATCAGGTGTCGGTAAGTCTACTCTGATAAACACTCTAGCCGGCGAAGAAAAATTCTTTGTTCAGGAAGTGAGTGACTTCTCCAATAAAGGAAAGCATACAACTACTCACAGGGAAATGATAATTCTTGCAAACGGCGGACTTATAATCGACACGCCCGGAATGCGTGAGTTGCAGCTTTGGGACGGCGGCGAAGGTGTTGCCGAAACATTCGATGACCTGGAAGAGCTTGCGCTCCAATGTAAATTTTCAAACTGCCTTCATGCAGATGAGCCCGGGTGCGCAATCCGTGCTGCAATAAATAACGGGGAAATAGATGAAACAAGATTAAAAAGTTATTTAAAGCTTATGCGTGAAGTAAAGTATATCGAATCAAAGCAGAATGTAAAAACGGCAATTGAAAATAAAAAGAAGTGGAAACAGGTTCACAAATCGTTGAAGGATTTTGATAAGAAGAATAAGGGAAAGCGTGGTTAA
- a CDS encoding ABC transporter ATP-binding protein, giving the protein MSKLKEVKFEKKESIFPFLFRMLKYSMRYRKNLYLFIFFVMLVAGIEALFPIVWMKFLDTVIVPGIESHNGGNPFDNSGLVKFFGIYMLLALCLSTFVHLFIKNCGKIQENVMFDIRQDIFRKFQELSFSYYDKSAVGWLMTRITSDTIKVTELISWNFIEVVWGTFMIIFCLTAMFIYNWKLAMIVAVTIPVLVLVSTKIRELILKYSRESRMYNSIITAAYNEHINGVEVNKSLVQEEVASREFEKLSQKMKVASYKSAYYNAMFLPLVIFIGSIAAALIIYYGGFMVLTPESGVTVGILAAFFGYATLIYEPITDLSRFYSQAQACMSAGERIFTLLDTKPEILDRKDSKEFERINGEIEFENVTFYYEKDKPVLESIDLKIKAGQSVALVGETGGGKSTFINLICRFYEPKGGKIKIDGIDYMDMTVESLRSQLGVVLQTPHLFSGTIRENIQYGRELASEAEIIEALRLAGGEEFADKLDEDVGEAGENLSLGEKQLISFARAILANPRIFIMDEATSSVDTLTEAKIQNGIHGIMEGRTSLIIAHRLSTIKNCDRILVVKKGKIVEDGTHRELMKKKGYYYQLYTKQLRDEKEKEFEMQEQQ; this is encoded by the coding sequence CAGGCATTGAGGCGCTTTTTCCTATAGTATGGATGAAATTTCTGGACACTGTAATAGTGCCGGGGATTGAAAGTCACAACGGCGGGAATCCGTTTGATAACTCAGGCCTCGTAAAATTTTTTGGGATATATATGCTTTTAGCATTATGCTTATCTACCTTCGTTCATTTATTTATAAAGAACTGTGGGAAGATACAGGAAAATGTTATGTTCGATATAAGACAGGATATATTCAGAAAATTTCAGGAGCTTTCATTTTCATACTACGATAAATCTGCCGTAGGCTGGCTGATGACGAGAATTACCTCCGATACTATCAAAGTAACGGAACTTATCTCATGGAACTTCATCGAAGTTGTCTGGGGAACATTTATGATAATCTTCTGCCTTACTGCAATGTTCATTTACAACTGGAAACTTGCAATGATAGTAGCAGTTACAATTCCCGTGCTTGTACTGGTATCTACTAAGATAAGAGAGCTGATATTAAAATATTCCAGAGAGTCAAGAATGTATAACTCTATCATCACAGCCGCATACAATGAGCACATTAACGGAGTAGAAGTAAATAAATCTCTTGTGCAGGAAGAAGTAGCAAGCAGGGAGTTTGAAAAGCTTTCACAAAAAATGAAAGTTGCTTCATACAAATCTGCTTACTACAATGCAATGTTTCTGCCATTGGTAATATTTATCGGTTCGATAGCAGCTGCGCTGATAATTTACTATGGAGGATTCATGGTTCTAACTCCTGAGTCAGGCGTAACGGTTGGTATACTTGCAGCATTCTTCGGATATGCTACATTAATATACGAGCCGATTACAGACCTCTCAAGATTTTATTCACAGGCGCAGGCATGTATGTCTGCAGGTGAAAGAATTTTCACTTTGCTTGATACAAAGCCGGAGATTCTTGACAGAAAAGATTCGAAAGAATTTGAAAGAATTAACGGTGAGATTGAATTTGAGAACGTTACTTTCTACTATGAAAAAGATAAGCCGGTTCTTGAAAGCATCGATTTAAAAATCAAAGCCGGACAGTCAGTCGCACTTGTCGGTGAAACAGGAGGAGGAAAATCTACATTCATTAATCTGATATGCAGATTTTACGAGCCTAAAGGTGGTAAAATAAAAATTGACGGAATAGATTATATGGATATGACTGTGGAAAGTCTGCGAAGCCAGCTTGGTGTAGTATTGCAAACTCCGCATTTATTCTCAGGCACAATTCGCGAGAATATTCAATACGGAAGAGAACTTGCAAGCGAAGCAGAAATAATCGAAGCATTGCGCTTAGCAGGCGGAGAGGAATTTGCAGATAAGCTTGATGAAGATGTCGGCGAAGCAGGCGAGAATTTATCACTCGGTGAAAAGCAGCTGATATCTTTTGCAAGGGCAATACTTGCCAATCCGAGAATTTTTATAATGGATGAAGCGACATCATCGGTTGATACTTTGACGGAAGCAAAAATCCAGAACGGTATTCACGGAATTATGGAAGGCAGAACGTCGCTTATAATTGCTCACAGACTTTCCACAATTAAGAACTGCGATAGAATTCTCGTGGTGAAAAAAGGAAAGATAGTAGAAGACGGAACGCATAGAGAGCTAATGAAAAAGAAAGGTTATTACTATCAGCTTTATACAAAGCAATTGCGTGATGAAAAGGAAAAGGAATTTGAAATGCAGGAACAACAATAA
- a CDS encoding CDP-glycerol glycerophosphotransferase family protein: protein MKKKILFICGSINQTSMMYKISKQLPEYDQYFTPYYADGFLKMLLKAGLVEYTVLGGKFRKNTEKFLSEHNLKMDYEGKQNDYDYVFTCSDLYIQKNIKKKKIVLVQEGMTDPEKLNYYIVRYLGLPRYLGATSLTGLSHAYDLFCVASEGYKDFFVKKGCNPDKIVVTGIPNFDNCKESLNNNFPHKNYVLVCTSDARETISYENRKKTILDAVKIADGRPMIFKLHPNEKVERATEEINKYAPGALVFDSGNTNEMIANCDVLITRYSTVVYVGLALGKECYSYFDINMLKRLTPMQNGGNSHRNIADAFRKRIVQEEHGDFVPDYAGDYETAGTM, encoded by the coding sequence ATGAAGAAAAAAATTTTGTTTATCTGCGGGTCAATCAATCAGACATCTATGATGTACAAGATTTCCAAACAGCTGCCTGAATACGACCAATATTTCACTCCTTATTATGCCGACGGTTTTTTAAAAATGCTTTTAAAAGCAGGCCTGGTTGAATACACCGTGCTGGGCGGCAAATTCAGAAAAAATACAGAAAAATTTCTTTCCGAACATAATTTAAAAATGGATTACGAAGGCAAACAGAATGATTACGATTACGTCTTCACCTGCAGTGATTTGTATATTCAAAAAAATATAAAAAAGAAAAAAATAGTACTGGTTCAGGAAGGGATGACTGACCCTGAAAAACTTAATTATTATATAGTAAGATATCTCGGCTTGCCCCGCTATCTGGGCGCAACTTCACTTACGGGACTCTCACATGCTTATGATTTATTCTGCGTTGCCTCAGAGGGATACAAAGACTTTTTTGTAAAGAAAGGCTGCAATCCCGATAAAATTGTTGTGACGGGAATACCTAACTTCGATAACTGCAAAGAAAGTCTTAACAACAACTTCCCCCATAAAAATTATGTATTAGTCTGCACATCCGATGCCCGCGAGACTATCAGCTATGAGAACAGAAAGAAAACGATTCTTGATGCTGTGAAAATTGCAGACGGCAGACCAATGATTTTCAAGCTTCACCCGAATGAAAAAGTCGAACGCGCAACAGAAGAAATAAATAAATATGCTCCGGGAGCATTGGTGTTCGATTCCGGAAATACTAATGAAATGATTGCAAACTGCGATGTGCTTATTACAAGATATTCAACGGTAGTTTACGTAGGCCTTGCGCTCGGTAAAGAATGTTATTCATATTTTGATATTAATATGCTGAAGCGTTTAACTCCTATGCAAAACGGAGGAAACTCGCACAGGAATATTGCAGATGCATTCCGAAAAAGAATTGTGCAGGAAGAACATGGAGATTTCGTACCTGATTATGCAGGAGATTATGAAACTGCCGGTACCATGTAA